In Amyelois transitella isolate CPQ chromosome 3, ilAmyTran1.1, whole genome shotgun sequence, a single genomic region encodes these proteins:
- the LOC106140089 gene encoding electron transfer flavoprotein subunit alpha, mitochondrial, producing the protein MFSSQSRQLLSSQLRRLQSTLVIAEHNNETLLPITQNTLTAAKKIGGDISVLVAGTKCGPAAELVAKAGGISKVLVAESDAFKGFTAESLTPLILATQKQFNFTHIVAPASAIGKAVLPRVAAKLDVSPISDIIGVKDANTFVRTIYAGNAVLTLEAKDPIKVITVRGTAFPPEPLEGGSAAVEKAPEGDYKTDLVEWLSQEITKSDRPELTSAKNIVSGGRGLKSGDNFKLLYDLADKLNAAVGASRAAVDAGFVPNDLQIGQTGKIVAPDLYIAVGISGAIQHLAGMKDSKTIVAINKDPEAPIFQVSDYGLVADLFKAVPELTQKL; encoded by the exons ATGTTTTCGTCTCAAAGCAGGCAGTTGTTATCATCGCAG ttGCGAAGGCTCCAAAGCACCCTGGTCATTGCTGAACACAATAATGAAACTTTACTACCAATAACTCAAAATACCTTAACTGCAGCAAAGAAAATTGGTGGTGATATTTCAGTACTAGTTGCTGGCACCAAATGTGGTCCT GCAGCAGAATTAGTAGCCAAAGCTGGTGGCATTTCCAAAGTGCTGGTAGCTGAAAGTGATGCTTTTAAGGGTTTCACAGCAGAGTCTTTAACCCCACTTATCCTCGCTACTCAGAAACAATTCAATTTCACACATATTGTGGCCCCAGCATCTGCTATTGGCAAAGCTGTCTTACCAAGAGTGGCTGCCAAGCTGGATGTATCTCCAATATCTGACATCATTGGTGTTAAGGATGCAAATACATTTGTGAGGACAATTTATGCAG GAAATGCTGTGCTCACATTAGAAGCAAAAGATCCCATCAAAGTGATCACAGTTCGAGGCACGGCCTTCCCACCAGAGCCCTTGGAGGGCGGATCTGCAGCGGTCGAGAAAGCCCCAGAGGGTGACTATAAGACAGATCTTGTGGAGTGGTTGTCACAAGAAATCacaaagtctgataggccagaGTTGACAAGTGCTAAGAATATTGTCTCTGGTG GTCGCGGTCTGAAGTCGGGAGATAACTTCAAGCTGCTGTACGACCTAGCCGACAAGCTGAACGCCGCCGTGGGCGCCTCCCGTGCCGCGGTGGACGCTGGGTTCGTGCCAAACGACCTGCAGATCGGCCAGACCGGCAAAATTGTCGCCCCT gatCTATACATAGCTGTCGGCATCAGTGGCGCGATCCAGCATTTGGCTGGTATGAAGGACTCCAAGACTATTGTTGCCATCAACAAGGACCCTGAAGCTCCCATTTTCCag gtctCAGACTACGGATTAGTAGCCGATCTATTCAAGGCGGTACCAGAACTCACCCAGAAATTGTAA
- the LOC106140189 gene encoding alkaline ceramidase encodes MWAHLERGSSPVDWCESNYSISPVIAEFVNTVSNVLFFLFPPVLIHLFQEYARFVNPAINVLWVLLMVVGLSSAYFHATLSLVGQLLDELAILWVCMAAFAMFFPKRYFPKFLGGNRRKLAFFSSVFAFLSTGCLVMAPAANAFALMTLALPAIGFLSKELNRVKCPRVYRLGLRCVAVSFLAVFCWVLDRLFCDAWLSIDFPYMHGVWHILIFIASYTALVLFAYFNALDERPEQKPQLKYWPRNDFELGVPYITIKHPCQKHDMAI; translated from the exons ATGTGGGCACATTTAGAGCGTGGAAGTTCTCCGGTGGATTGGTGCGAATCCAACTACTCCATTTCACCAGTAATAGCCGAGTTTGTCAACAca GTCAGCAATGTTTTGTTCTTCTTGTTCCCACCGGTACTGATCCACTTGTTTCAAGAGTATGCCCGGTTTGTGAACCCGGCCATTAATGTGCTCTGGGTGCTGTTGATGGTGGTTGGGCTCAGCTCAGCTTATTTCCATGCTACTTTGAGTTTAGTTG GTCAATTGCTCGATGAGCTTGCCATATTGTGGGTGTGCATGGCAGCTTTTGCAATGTTCTTCCCAAAAAGATATTTTCCCAAATTCCTGGGTGGAAATCG GAGGAAACTAGCATTCTTCTCTAGCGTGTTCGCGTTTCTATCTACCGGGTGTCTCGTCATGGCTCCAGCCGCTAACGCGTTTGCTCTCATGACCTTAGCTTTGCCAGCTATTGGATTTTTGTCTAAGGAGttaaatag aGTGAAATGCCCTCGCGTTTACCGCTTAGGGCTCCGCTGTGTCGCAGTATCCTTTCTAGCTGTGTTCTGTTGGGTCCTAGACAGACTTTTCTGTGACGCGTGGCTTTCCATTGACTTCCCATACATGCACGGGGTTTGGCACATTCTCATTTTCATAGCAAGCTACACAGCATTAGTTCTATTCGCATATTTTAACGCCTTAGACGAAAGGCCAGAACAGAAACCACAACTGAAGTATTGGCCGAGGAATGATTTTGAACTAGGCGTTCCATATATTACCATCAAACATCCTTGCCAAAAACACGACATGGCCATATAA
- the LOC106140069 gene encoding fork head domain-containing protein FD4-like, with product MPRPPRDFNDDQKPPFSYISLTAMAIWSSPERMLPLSEIYRFITDRFPYYRRNTQRWQNSLRHNLSFNDCFVKVPRRPDRPGKGAYWTLHPQAFDMFENGSLLRRRKRFKLHQGEKNHLSSELAALANFNYLFLANNNISIQSSSDRVLEVEHLHLLSPAKEKPKMSFSIDNLLSSDIDKSVGVSEEMYVVPYQREMLAMSSAVPYNIQTPMLGQLPFGLYTSLHELYKQALLQLR from the coding sequence ATGCCGCGACCGCCGCGCGATTTCAACGACGACCAAAAACCACCATTCTCCTACATATCGCTTACAGCCATGGCGATATGGAGCTCGCCGGAACGCATGCTGCCGCTGTCGGAGATCTACCGTTTCATCACGGACCGGTTCCCGTATTACCGGCGGAACACGCAGCGCTGGCAGAACTCGCTCCGGCACAACCTCTCCTTCAACGACTGCTTCGTGAAGGTCCCGCGAAGACCAGACAGACCCGGGAAGGGAGCGTACTGGACTCTGCACCCGCAAGCCTTCGACATGTTCGAGAACGGCTCTCTGCTGCGGAGACGGAAGAGATTCAAGTTGCATCAAGGAGAAAAAAATCACCTCAGTTCAGAATTGGCTGCCCTAGCTAATTTCAACTATCTGTTTCTTGCCAATAATAACATCAGTATCCAATCATCTTCAGACAGGGTATTGGAGGTGGAACACCTTCATTTATTATCGCCGGCCAAAGAAAAGCCGAAGATGTCCTTTTCAATAGACAATTTGTTAAGCAGTGACATAGACAAGAGTGTGGGTGTGAGTGAAGAAATGTACGTGGTTCCGTATCAGCGGGAGATGCTGGCCATGTCCTCGGCTGTACCCTACAACATACAGACTCCAATGTTAGGACAATTGCCATTTGGGCTGTATACTAGTTTGCATGAGCTATACAAACAAGCATTGTTACAATTACGATAA
- the LOC106140109 gene encoding 6-pyruvoyl tetrahydrobiopterin synthase, with translation MALPIVSITRRETFSSCHRLHSPFLSDEENKKLYGKCNNPNGHGHNYVVLVTVKGPVNSHTGMVMNVHDLKQYMQQAIMDPLDHKNLDQDVPYFKAVVSTTENLAIFIWDQLQKVMEKPQLLHEVKILETEKNHVVYRGGSTYPRKKPDNSSFHPKNFNVSSDSD, from the exons ATGGCTCTTCCTATCGTTTCAATAACCCGACGAGAAACATTTAGTTCCTGTCACCGACTGCACAG TCCCTTTTTAAgtgatgaagaaaataaaaagttgtatGGAAAATGCAACAATCCCAATGGACATGGACATAACTATGTGG ttttggtGACAGTGAAAGGTCCTGTGAATTCACACACTGGCATGGTGATGAATGTGCAtgatttaaaacaatacatGCAGCAAGCAATCATGGACCCATTAGATCATAAAAACTTGGATCAGGATGTGCCATATTTTAAGGCCGTG GTGAGCACAACAGAGAACTTGGCAATATTTATATGGGACCAGCTTCAAAAGGTGATGGAAAAACCGCAACTATTACATGAGGTGAAAATACTGGAAACTGAAAAGAATCATGTGGTTTACAGAGGAGGCAGCACTTACCCCAGGAAAAAGCCCGATAACTCCAGCTTCCACCCCAAAAACTTCAATGTGTCCTCGGACTCGGACTGA